A portion of the Algimonas porphyrae genome contains these proteins:
- a CDS encoding DUF1761 domain-containing protein — translation MDTSTLIAAAAATVGAFILGGLWYSPILFGKTWQRLSTYNETSPPNPGVAYGGAFILLLLSAVIFGAFLGPNPSFGFAMGAALSAGFAWAAGSYWVSDLFEGRPLRLSLINGGYMIGLFAIFGLAFGTIG, via the coding sequence ATGGACACATCTACGCTTATCGCGGCCGCGGCTGCGACTGTCGGGGCCTTCATTCTGGGGGGTCTATGGTATTCACCCATATTGTTCGGCAAAACATGGCAACGCCTGTCGACTTATAATGAAACTTCGCCGCCCAATCCCGGTGTAGCTTATGGCGGCGCTTTCATCCTGCTTTTGCTGTCCGCCGTGATTTTCGGCGCGTTTCTGGGCCCGAACCCGTCCTTCGGTTTCGCCATGGGCGCAGCGCTGTCGGCAGGATTTGCCTGGGCGGCAGGCAGTTACTGGGTCAGCGACCTGTTCGAAGGTCGCCCCTTGCGCCTGTCGCTCATCAATGGTGGCTATATGATCGGCCTGTTCGCGATTTTCGGCCTGGCTTTCGGAACCATCGGTTAG
- a CDS encoding AraC family transcriptional regulator has protein sequence MIDPPSFRDRPGSIRTHHFPSPFGNWTVSDGDAPIDLVGDVVSLWESKGFVGNSYERMVPRGHLDLIFNLAGPQALYPDGSMDHPQIFTRAWLSGLFDRPIHVGPAYRAEIHGTHLVGVSLTPVAARRLFGLDPRELRNTVIPADDLFGGAAQSIWHRIGEAKQTAARFDIICGFLRGCRMRSIRPMPFSALWAVGATIATGGQIRVGDLCDELSVSRKHLSTLVGNATGMTPKGFSRLQRFRRAMSALEHAKGLDFADVALDLGFSDQSHFINDFRAFSGESPLRFIAARSSDGESILFD, from the coding sequence GTGATCGACCCGCCTTCGTTCCGGGACCGGCCTGGGTCCATCCGCACGCACCATTTTCCATCCCCATTCGGAAACTGGACCGTCTCGGACGGGGATGCCCCGATCGATCTGGTCGGGGACGTCGTCAGCCTGTGGGAATCGAAAGGCTTCGTCGGAAACAGCTATGAGCGCATGGTCCCGCGCGGTCATCTCGATCTGATCTTCAATCTGGCCGGGCCGCAGGCGCTCTATCCGGACGGGTCGATGGATCATCCGCAGATCTTCACCCGCGCCTGGCTGTCCGGTCTGTTCGACCGCCCGATCCATGTCGGCCCGGCTTATCGCGCGGAGATTCACGGCACTCATCTGGTTGGCGTGTCGCTGACCCCGGTCGCCGCCAGACGATTATTCGGGCTCGACCCGCGGGAGCTGCGCAACACGGTCATCCCGGCTGACGATCTGTTCGGCGGGGCCGCGCAGTCGATCTGGCACCGGATCGGAGAGGCGAAGCAGACCGCGGCCCGTTTCGACATCATCTGCGGTTTTCTGCGCGGCTGTCGCATGCGGTCGATCCGGCCCATGCCGTTTTCCGCGCTCTGGGCGGTGGGCGCGACGATCGCAACCGGGGGACAGATCAGGGTCGGCGATCTGTGTGACGAGCTGTCGGTCAGTCGCAAACATCTGTCGACTCTGGTCGGCAACGCCACGGGAATGACACCGAAAGGTTTTTCGCGGTTGCAGCGTTTCCGTCGGGCCATGAGCGCGCTGGAGCATGCCAAGGGACTGGATTTTGCAGATGTGGCTCTGGATCTCGGTTTTTCCGACCAATCGCATTTCATTAACGACTTCAGAGCCTTCTCAGGCGAGTCGCCGCTTCGTTTCATCGCGGCCCGGTCCAGTGACGGGGAATCGATCCTGTTCGATTAG